The DNA window GAAGGAATCGCCTTGGCGGGCACGCAGTAGCCCGTCGGACGACCCTGCGCGTTGAGACCCACCTGGAGGCACTCCGCCGCGAAGTCCGGGTTCAGACCCGTCGTCCCGGGGCCGCAAGCCGTCGCGGACGTCGGGTCGCAGGCCAGCGCCGGCCACAGCGCGCGGACAGCGTAGGTGGAGACGCAGTTATCCCGCGTGTACTTCAGCTCGCCCCGCATCTGAGTACCGGGGGTCGCCGCGGCCGCGTAGACCTCCATGTTCTTGTACTCGTAGGTGATGGACGTGCCCGCCGTCGAGCCGGAGGTCGGCGTGTTGACCGAGGCCTGCGACATGGTGGGCGCGGCGCAGAAGTCGTTCGCATCCGGCTCCGTGGCGAAGGCGCCAGAAGCCGTCTGCTGCGACGGAGGGCTCGGGTCCTGGGTTCCGCGGTTCGCCAATCCGGCAGGGCGGATGGTGAGCAGCGACTTCCCCAGGTTGTCCGGGTCCGTGAACTTGAAGACACCCACCAGCTCAGCCACAGGCGCCTTCTGGCCGTTCACGTTGGTGCAAGCCGAACCATCAGCCTGCTTCGGGTCATCCACGGGGTCATACCGAGCCACCCAGCTGACGTGGTCCTGCACGAAGCAGGGCGCCTCTGGCTGGTCGAAGTTGCAGCCCGTCAGCACGCTCGCGGCGCCGACGAAGACCAACGCGGCATTCAGAATGTTCTTGGTCATTTGACTTGTGTTTCCGGTTCCGTGAGGGCCAGTGACTAGAACGTGTACCGGACGCCAATGCGCATCTGACGCGGCGGCTGGTAGGAGGTCGGCTTCTTGAAGTTGGGGTTGATGTCGCCGTCCACCGTACCGAACGGCTCATCGCGCTCCTCACCCTCCTGCCAGGTCACGTTGCCAGGCAGGTCGCTCGGCTTGCCACCGTCGATCGGGGCCACCGCGCGGGTGGTGTACGTCTGGTCCACGTTGGAGATGCCCTGGAAGTTGAAGAGGTTGAAGACATCCAGGGTCACGGACAGCACGCTGTCCTTGCTCACGCGGTAGTTGACGCCCACGTTGGAGTCGATGACGTTGATCCACGGGGTCCGGCCACCCGCGCCACGGGGCAGGACGAAGGACTCGTCCGGACCGTAGAGGGAGTGCGCGCCGAAGTAGTTGATCGGCGAACCGGAGTTACCGCGGTAGGACAGACCCAGGTTGGCGGACAGCGCGTTGGTGAAGTTGAACTCCTTCGCGCCGAACACCTTGATCTGGTGGGTACGGTCGAACGGCAGCAGACCCGTGCGGTTGGCCAGGAGGCTGACCAGGTCGAAGTCCGCGAGGATGTTCGGGTCGAGCTGGGCCGTCTCCGGACGGAACAGACCGGGGTAGTTACCGTACAGGCGGGACCAGGTGTAGTTCGCCTGGGCGAGCCAGCCGTCGGAGAACGTACGGTTCAGGTAGACCGTGACGTTGTCGTAGGTGCGCTCCGGCTTCGGGAACTCCTTGGCGAAGCCGCTACCCGGGTTGCCGAGGAAGTACGAGCGGCCGTCATCGCGGCTCATGTCCTCGATGACCATGTTCATGTTGCGGTGGGTGTAGCTGGCGCCCACGCGGGTGTTCGCGATGAGCTCGTACTCCGCACCGACCACGATTTCATCGGACGACTGCGGCTTGATGTCCGGGTCGATCGGCTCGTTCTCGACCTTACCACCCGTGTAGAGGCGGTTCGGGTTGCGGCTGCCCTCAGGGAGGTTGACCACGTAGTTCGGGTTGCGGCAGTCCGTCTCCTGGCTCTCGCGACGCGACGGGTCGCAGCCACCGGACTCACCCGGCTCCACGAGCGCGCGGCGCGCCTCGTAGCGGCGCTCGCCCGGGAACGCGCGGTCCAGCATGTTCAGCGGAACCTGCTCGTAGTAGCGAGCGTAGTTCACGAAGAACTTCGTGCGGCCGTTGGCGAACGGGTCGACGATGGCGCCGAGGCGAGGCGACCACTGGTTGCCCAGGATGAGCGCCAGCTCGCCGTCACCGCCGTACATCGCCTGCACGTCGTAGCGAACACCCAGGTTCAGGGTGACGCGGTTGGCAATCGACCAGGAGTCCTGCAGGAAGCCACCGATCGTGGTGCTGGTGGTCTTCGACTGCTGGGTCAGCTGGGTGATGGCGCTGTCAGGGGACGCCTGGTAGCCGTAGCGACGGAAGTCCTGAACGATGAAGTCGCTCTCGTAGGGCTGTCCGTTGTTGTACGTCGGGCCACCGCCCACTGCCGCGGCGTAGGCCGGGCCTTCGGCGAAGAACACGCCGCCGCCGTACGCCTTGGTCTGGTCGTAGGACAGGAACTCCGCGTCCACGCCCGCCTTCAGCACGTGGGTGCCGATGGCGTTCAGCAGGTACGTGGCCTTGGCGTTGATCTGGTAGCGATCAAGCTTCGAGTCGTTCATGTAGCCCGGACCACCCACGGAGTAGCCCGTCACGGGGCAACGCTCGTGGACGACCTGCTCACCCGTGTCCGGATCCGTCGTGATGACCGGGTCGCACGCGGCCTCCTGCCCGGCGGGCAGGCCCTCGAACACCGTCAGCCGACGGGGGTTGTCGTAGGACATGCGGGAGTAGCCCGCGAGGCCCTGCGTGGTGCCCAGCTTGCTGCCGTCGACCGGCAGGCTGGACGCCGTCTGGTGGAACCAGCCGAGGTTCGCGTCGACCAGGACCTTCTTGTCCATGAACGCGCCCGCGTACTTCAGGCCCATGGCCGTGGCGTTCGCGTTGTTCTCGGTCAGGCCGAAGTCGCCCGGACGAGCCGCCTGGGGAGCAGGCAGACCACCCGACTGCGGGTTGATGGTCAGCTTGCCACGACCGCCAGCCGTCGTCGGGGTGCCGTTGATGGCGAACGAGACGTTGTGGTCCTGGTTGATGAGGTACGTCAGCTTACCCATGTACTGAATCGTACGGGAGTCAGCGAAGTACTTCCGATCCGAGCCCTGGATGGGGTTGGTGACGGAGAAGCCGGAGCTGTCCGTGACCGTCTCACCCGTGACCGGATCCAGCTGCAGCGCGTTGAGCGTGCGGGTGTGCTGGTAGCGCGTGAAGGACGGCGTGAAACCAGCGAAGAACCACAGCTTGTCCTTGATGATCGGACCGCCGAGGGTCGCGCCGAAGTCGCCCAGGTTCTGCAGCTCGTTCAGGCCGCTGATGACCGTGCCTTCGGTCCGGATGACCTTGCGGTCGCCTTCCAGAGCGCCGGGGGTCCAGTTCGCGAAGACGCTCCCGTGGAACTCGTTGGAGCCCGACCGCGTCACCGCGTTGATGACACCGCCCGTGGAGCGACCGAACTCCGGCATGTAACCGCCGGTGATGATGTTCACGTCCTGCACGAACTCGATGCTCATCGGGCTGGCGTTCACGCCGTAGGCCGGGTCGTTCGTGGACAGACCGTCCACCACGTAGCCGTTCTCAGGCGAGGTCGCACCGTTGATGGAGACACCGAACTGGTCGTTCTGGGCGCCAGGCGCCAGCTCGGCCAGGGACTCGAACGAGCGAGCCGCGCCGCTCTTGCCGCCCGGGCGGGCGACCGCGATGCGCTTGATGAACTCCTGATCCACGTTGACGCCCGTGGTCGTGGAGCCCACGTCGATGGTCGGCGGGGCGCCGACGATCTCGACCACTTCACCGAGGGACTCGGGGAGCAGTTCGACGTTGACGCGGATGGTGCGGTTCAGACGCAGCTGGACGTCAGAACGCGCGTAGGGCTTGTACTGCTCCTTCTCGAACCGCAGGGTGTACGTACCCGGCGGAAGCTGGGGAATACGGTAGTTGCCCTGAGCGTCAGTAACCACCATCTGCTCACCCTGAAGGTTGGGCGAGGTTGCGGTCACTACCACATCAGCGACAGGCTGCCGGCTCTGTGAGTCGATGACCGTACCGATCATCGTGCTCGACTGCGCGAAAGCCGCCGATCCATAAAGCAGACCTGCGGCCAGGACAACTCCGGTTTCCCGGAGCACTCGGTTCAAGTGCATACCAGACCCCTCCAAGGTGGGCTGCAACCGAAAATGACTGGGGAAAATATCCGAGGTCAAGCAGTTGTCAATAGACCGTTGCTTTTTGGTTACCAGTGGGGCAACTGCGCGATCAGGTCAGTTCTCCTTGACCGCGCTCGCTTGAACCCGGAACCCGTTTCTGTATGGTAGCGCGCCCTTTCATCGGGGCGGGGCGTGGTGGGTGTCCACTGGTGAAGAGGAGTACAGTACATGTTTGATTCAGTCCTTGACCGCGGTCAGACGCCGAAAGCGCGTTTCGGAGTGGGAACCACCATCTCGGTGATCCTACACGTCGCACTGTTCGTCGTGGCCTACGTCCTGTCCACGAGGCCACCGGTCGAGGAGGAGAAGGAGATCGAGGTGACGCTGAAGGCCACCATGGCCCCACCGCCGCCTCCGCCTCCGCCGCCCCCTCCCCCCGCGGCGACCTCCAAGCCCAAGACGACGCCGAAGAAGCCCAAGAAGCCGGACGCCATCGTCCAGCCCAAGGAGATCCCGAAAGAGGTCCCCAAGGAGGTCGAGCCGACCGAGCAGCCTGAAGAGGCCGCCGAGGAGCCGACCGAAGAGGCCGTCGAGGGCGGTGTTGAAGGTGGCGTCGCCGGCGGTGTCGTGGGCGGCGTCGTCGGTGGCGTGATTGGCGGCGTGGTCGGCGGCCAGTTGGGCGGCACCGGAACCGAAGTGCTGCCGTTCGGCGCGGGCATGACCCGCCCCGAGAAGGTCTCGGGCCCTTCGCCCGAGTACACGCGTGAAGCGCTCGAGTCGCGCGTGCAGGGAACGATGATCGTCAAGTGCGTCATCACCGTGGAAGGTCGAGTGGAGCGCTGCCGAGTCATCAAGCCCCTTCCCCACATGGAGCAGGCCGTCATGGACGCACTGACTTCGTCACGCTACAAGCCCGTGACGTTCCAGGGACGTCCAGTCCAGGTGGATTACACCTTCACCCTGAACCTGAAGCTGCCGCGCTGATCCGGGCGCGTTGTAGAGAAGCACCGCCGACCACATCGCGCTCGTGAGGAGGAGCGCTAAATCAAGCCATGCAATTCACTCTCATCGATATCTGGCACCACACGGGCACGTTCGCCCGTATGATCATCTTCACCCTGGCCATCATGTCGGTGGCGTCCCTGGTCGTGATGGCGGAGCGGATGATCGTCTTCCGGAAGACCCGGTCCGACAGCCGCAACTTCGCGGCCAAGATGGGCGCCATCCTGGCGAAGGGCGACCTGACCACCGCGGCCAACACGAACCTGGGCAAGGACGTCGGTCACCTGGGCCGCGTGATCAACTCCGGCCTCACCGCGTACCGCATCAGCCCCAACAACAAGGACATCGCGGTGGAGTCCGTGGCTCGCGCCCTGGAGCGTCAGGCGCAGCGCGAGGTGCAGAGCATGAAGCGCGGCCTGGGCCTGCTGGCCACGGTCGGTTCGACGGCGCCGTTCGTCGGTCTGCTCGGCACGACGATGGGTATCGTCAACGCGTTCCAGCTCATGGCGGCGGCCGGCTCCGGCGGTCTGGGCACCATCTCCGCGGGTATCGCCGAGGCGCTCATCACCACCGCCTTCGGTCTGCTCGTGGCCATCCCCGCCGTGATGGCGTACAACTTCCTGCAGGGCTGGGTGGATGCTCGCTCGGTGGACATCAGCGAGTCCTCCAACGAGTTCCTCGACGTGGTGGCCCGCCACATGGGCGGCGGCGCGAGCTCCTCGCACGCGGCCTGAGCAGTCACCGGCGAGCCCGGGGACGACCCGAGGCCCGCCACCCGGCTTGAACGCGACCCCTGAAGTCCAGGGGTCAGCGGAGCCACTCCGGGCGGCGGGCTTCCACCACCAGGAAGCAGGATAAACGCATGGGAATGTCAGCTGGCCCCAAGGGGGGCATCAAGAGCGAGATCAACGTCACGCCGCTGGTGGACGTGGTGCTGGTGCTCCTCATCATCTTCATGGTCGTCACCCCCATGCTCCAGCGCGGCAAGTCCGTGGAGCTGCCGAAGGCCACCGAAATCGAGAAGGAGAAGGGGAAGGACTCGGATCCTCTCTACGTCTCCATCACCCCGGACAAGAAGGTGTTCGTGGAGAACGACCAGGTGGACGAGCAGGCCCTGCAGGACCGCATCGCGCAGGAGCTGGTGAAGGATCCGGGCAAGAAGATCCTGCTCAAGGGTGACAACACCGTGAACGTGGGCGACGTGCGCAAGGTGCTGGACGTGGCCCGCAAGGCCAAGGCCAAGCAGATCGCGCTCGGCGTCGAGGAGAAGAAGTAATGGCCGGCCACAAGCAGCGACAGTGGGTGAAGCCGCAGACGCCGCCCAACTCGGAGATCAACGTCACGCCGCTGGTGGACGTGGTGCTGGTGCTCCTCATCATCTTCATGGTCGTCACGCCCCTCCTGGAGAAGGACATCCTGGTGCGCGTGCCGGACACCGAGGTGGAGGAGAATCAGCCTCCGCCGGATCCGAATGATCAGCAGCTCGTGGTCCTGCTGGACAAGGACGGCGGCTACTCCATCAACACGGAGAAGATCTCCGCGGCCGACTACGTCACCCGGTTGACCCGGATGCTGGCGGCGAAGAAGCCGGACGAGAAGGTCGTCTTCTTCATGGCGGACGACGCGACCAACTACGGTCGGCTCATCGCGGCCCTGGACGGCGCGAAGGCGGCGGGTGCCAAGGTCCTCGGCATGGCCACCGAGCTGCCGTCGAACGCCATCATCCAGGGAACGCAGGTCGACACCGGCACGCCGGCGCCTACCCCGGCTCCCTGAGCCTCTCCTCCCGGGGTCCTACGCTCCGGGTTGGAGTCGCGGTTCACAATGAGAAGCTCGTCGGCTAGAGTTCACACCTCATGGCTGACGAGCTTCTCGTCTTTGAGCAGACCATCGAAGCCCTCTTCCTCCGCGCGCTGCAGGGGCGGCTAACGCCTGCCTGCAAGGAGCGCCTGAGGCAGGCGGGGCTCGATGTGGACCAGAAACTCCGTCCCGCCTACTCCTTTGAGTCCTGGATGGCCTTCCTGCGGATCGCCGCGGAGGAGCTGTTCCCTCGGGACTCCGTCGCCCAGGGCACGTGGAAGCTGGGCGAGGCCTACATCGAGGGCTTCCGGGAGACGATGCTGGGCCGCGCGGTGCTGTCGCTGCTGCGCGTGCTGGGCCCCCGCAGGACGCTGATGAGGGCCACGCAGAACTTCCGGGCGGGCAACAACTACACGGAGTCCAAGCTCTCGGAACTCTCCCCCACCCAGTTCGAGCTGTGGATGAACGAAGTGGGGGCCTACCCTGATTTCACCGCCGGCATCATCCATGCGGGGCTCCGGGTGGCCGGAGCCCAGGAAGTGCGCGTGGAGCCGTCCAACTACGACGGCCACGCCTGCACCTACCGCATCAGCTGGAAGGAGGCCTCGGTCTCCTCGGGCGTGGCGGGAAGCGGAGACTCCAAGGCCGCCATCAGGTCCGGGTCCATCAGCTCCCTGTAGATGAACTCGGCGATGAGCCCGGTCAGCATCCAGATGGGCAGGATGTAGAGCGACGTCATCTGCCCGAAGATGGCGCCCGCGTCCGCGTAGTACCAGATGCGGTAGCCGGTCAGCCGCTCGAGCACGAGGCCGCTGAAGGCCTCGAAGAGCAGGATGCCAATTCCATACACGGCCGCCCGGAGGCTGGCGTGTTGATAGAGCATCCGCCTGAAAACAGGCTCCACGAAGAAGAAGCATGC is part of the Myxococcus landrumus genome and encodes:
- a CDS encoding TonB-dependent receptor, which produces MHLNRVLRETGVVLAAGLLYGSAAFAQSSTMIGTVIDSQSRQPVADVVVTATSPNLQGEQMVVTDAQGNYRIPQLPPGTYTLRFEKEQYKPYARSDVQLRLNRTIRVNVELLPESLGEVVEIVGAPPTIDVGSTTTGVNVDQEFIKRIAVARPGGKSGAARSFESLAELAPGAQNDQFGVSINGATSPENGYVVDGLSTNDPAYGVNASPMSIEFVQDVNIITGGYMPEFGRSTGGVINAVTRSGSNEFHGSVFANWTPGALEGDRKVIRTEGTVISGLNELQNLGDFGATLGGPIIKDKLWFFAGFTPSFTRYQHTRTLNALQLDPVTGETVTDSSGFSVTNPIQGSDRKYFADSRTIQYMGKLTYLINQDHNVSFAINGTPTTAGGRGKLTINPQSGGLPAPQAARPGDFGLTENNANATAMGLKYAGAFMDKKVLVDANLGWFHQTASSLPVDGSKLGTTQGLAGYSRMSYDNPRRLTVFEGLPAGQEAACDPVITTDPDTGEQVVHERCPVTGYSVGGPGYMNDSKLDRYQINAKATYLLNAIGTHVLKAGVDAEFLSYDQTKAYGGGVFFAEGPAYAAAVGGGPTYNNGQPYESDFIVQDFRRYGYQASPDSAITQLTQQSKTTSTTIGGFLQDSWSIANRVTLNLGVRYDVQAMYGGDGELALILGNQWSPRLGAIVDPFANGRTKFFVNYARYYEQVPLNMLDRAFPGERRYEARRALVEPGESGGCDPSRRESQETDCRNPNYVVNLPEGSRNPNRLYTGGKVENEPIDPDIKPQSSDEIVVGAEYELIANTRVGASYTHRNMNMVIEDMSRDDGRSYFLGNPGSGFAKEFPKPERTYDNVTVYLNRTFSDGWLAQANYTWSRLYGNYPGLFRPETAQLDPNILADFDLVSLLANRTGLLPFDRTHQIKVFGAKEFNFTNALSANLGLSYRGNSGSPINYFGAHSLYGPDESFVLPRGAGGRTPWINVIDSNVGVNYRVSKDSVLSVTLDVFNLFNFQGISNVDQTYTTRAVAPIDGGKPSDLPGNVTWQEGEERDEPFGTVDGDINPNFKKPTSYQPPRQMRIGVRYTF
- a CDS encoding energy transducer TonB; protein product: MFDSVLDRGQTPKARFGVGTTISVILHVALFVVAYVLSTRPPVEEEKEIEVTLKATMAPPPPPPPPPPPPAATSKPKTTPKKPKKPDAIVQPKEIPKEVPKEVEPTEQPEEAAEEPTEEAVEGGVEGGVAGGVVGGVVGGVIGGVVGGQLGGTGTEVLPFGAGMTRPEKVSGPSPEYTREALESRVQGTMIVKCVITVEGRVERCRVIKPLPHMEQAVMDALTSSRYKPVTFQGRPVQVDYTFTLNLKLPR
- a CDS encoding MotA/TolQ/ExbB proton channel family protein, with protein sequence MQFTLIDIWHHTGTFARMIIFTLAIMSVASLVVMAERMIVFRKTRSDSRNFAAKMGAILAKGDLTTAANTNLGKDVGHLGRVINSGLTAYRISPNNKDIAVESVARALERQAQREVQSMKRGLGLLATVGSTAPFVGLLGTTMGIVNAFQLMAAAGSGGLGTISAGIAEALITTAFGLLVAIPAVMAYNFLQGWVDARSVDISESSNEFLDVVARHMGGGASSSHAA
- a CDS encoding ExbD/TolR family protein; the protein is MGMSAGPKGGIKSEINVTPLVDVVLVLLIIFMVVTPMLQRGKSVELPKATEIEKEKGKDSDPLYVSITPDKKVFVENDQVDEQALQDRIAQELVKDPGKKILLKGDNTVNVGDVRKVLDVARKAKAKQIALGVEEKK
- a CDS encoding ExbD/TolR family protein, whose product is MAGHKQRQWVKPQTPPNSEINVTPLVDVVLVLLIIFMVVTPLLEKDILVRVPDTEVEENQPPPDPNDQQLVVLLDKDGGYSINTEKISAADYVTRLTRMLAAKKPDEKVVFFMADDATNYGRLIAALDGAKAAGAKVLGMATELPSNAIIQGTQVDTGTPAPTPAP
- a CDS encoding DUF2378 family protein, which produces MADELLVFEQTIEALFLRALQGRLTPACKERLRQAGLDVDQKLRPAYSFESWMAFLRIAAEELFPRDSVAQGTWKLGEAYIEGFRETMLGRAVLSLLRVLGPRRTLMRATQNFRAGNNYTESKLSELSPTQFELWMNEVGAYPDFTAGIIHAGLRVAGAQEVRVEPSNYDGHACTYRISWKEASVSSGVAGSGDSKAAIRSGSISSL